The Anser cygnoides isolate HZ-2024a breed goose chromosome 4, Taihu_goose_T2T_genome, whole genome shotgun sequence region TGAACGACGGACCATGAtattgtggggttttgttttgtttttgctttttttgcctgttttgaaCGAGAAAGTTTCTGTATCTTTGGGgagggcaggaaaaaataacGGAGTCCTTGAGGCTGCAAGGGGCCTCTGTTATGATTTCTCAGATCAGAAGAGTTTCAGGAAGCATCTCGGGATATCCAACCGCTTTCTGTTAGAAAgtttaaaatccttttcttcaGTACCTTATCTAAGTAACTGGGAAGGCGACTCTTTGAAGGGATTCCTTGTCTTTTTTGAAGATGGTCTTTAATGATTATAGTTTTCACAGTCACGTAACGCGCAGGACTCAAGTTtagggagctgcagagcactTTTTCCCTGTCCGATAAGAGTTCAAAGCCAGGCAGGTTTTCAATGGCAGCAAATTCACCTTCTTTACCGTCTTCCTTCCCCCTCTTGGAACTGGCTATGTTTTtgttctccttcctcttttcccGTTTGTGTCTGGCTGCCTCGTACTCCGCCGACTCCTCCATTTTGGTGATTCCATTGCGGCGATACCGCTGCAGTTCCCGAATCTTTGCTCGAAGTATTCTCTCCTTGTGCATGTTCTCAAAGAAGTCCTCAAACTCCTTACAGGACATGAACTGGTACAGGGGCCTCAGTTTCAGCCTCAactccttctcttcttttgtgATCTTTCGTTTGGGAGTTTTCTCCTTGTCCTTTTTATCCTTCCCCAGAAAGGCGGGCACCAAGTTATAGTCTCGTGCAATGTTCTTCCGCCGCTGCCTCTCCTTGAGTTTTCTTACGTACATGTCTACGTGGGCTCTTTTTAGCTCTATTTCCACGTCGTCGTCGTCATAGTTCACCGACAGGCCGCTGATCAGAGTCTCAGCATCTTGATCATATTCGATCTCGTAGTCGTCCCGGAGCGGCATGtagcccagctgctgctgctcggctACCGATATATCCAGCGGCGGGAGCGGTGT contains the following coding sequences:
- the TADA2B gene encoding transcriptional adapter 2-beta isoform X1; this encodes MAELGKKYCVYCLAEVSSLRFRCTECADIELCPECFAAGAEIGPHRRWHGYQLVDGGRFTLWGAEAEGGWSSREEQLLLDAIEQFGFGNWEDMAAHVGASRTPQEVMEHYVSMYIHGNLGKACIPDTIPNRVTDHTCPSGGPLSPSLTTPLPPLDISVAEQQQLGYMPLRDDYEIEYDQDAETLISGLSVNYDDDDVEIELKRAHVDMYVRKLKERQRRKNIARDYNLVPAFLGKDKKDKEKTPKRKITKEEKELRLKLRPLYQFMSCKEFEDFFENMHKERILRAKIRELQRYRRNGITKMEESAEYEAARHKREKRKENKNIASSKRGKEDGKEGEFAAIENLPGFELLSDREKVLCSSLNLSPARYVTVKTIIIKDHLQKRQGIPSKSRLPSYLDKVLKKRILNFLTESGWISRDAS
- the TADA2B gene encoding transcriptional adapter 2-beta isoform X2; this translates as MAELGKKYCVYCLAEEDMAAHVGASRTPQEVMEHYVSMYIHGNLGKACIPDTIPNRVTDHTCPSGGPLSPSLTTPLPPLDISVAEQQQLGYMPLRDDYEIEYDQDAETLISGLSVNYDDDDVEIELKRAHVDMYVRKLKERQRRKNIARDYNLVPAFLGKDKKDKEKTPKRKITKEEKELRLKLRPLYQFMSCKEFEDFFENMHKERILRAKIRELQRYRRNGITKMEESAEYEAARHKREKRKENKNIASSKRGKEDGKEGEFAAIENLPGFELLSDREKVLCSSLNLSPARYVTVKTIIIKDHLQKRQGIPSKSRLPSYLDKVLKKRILNFLTESGWISRDAS